A genomic window from Nomascus leucogenys isolate Asia chromosome 10, Asia_NLE_v1, whole genome shotgun sequence includes:
- the LOC101177119 gene encoding 60S ribosomal protein L10-like: MQPVCCIGCSKGPWRQSFQMDVHVSDLALPQCRLQTGMRGAFGKPQGTVARVHIGQVIMSIRTKLQNKENVIEVLRRAKFKFPGHQKIHISKKWGFTKFNANEFEDRVAEKRLIPDGCGVNYIPNHGPLDKWRGPAFMRASTVLPPLNTHQ, from the coding sequence ATGCAGCCTGTTTGTTGTATCGGTTGCTCTAAGGGACCTTGGAGACAGTCCTTTCAGATGGATGTACATGTTTCTGACCTTGCACTACCCCAGTGTAGGCTTCAAACAGGCATGCGAGGTGCCTTTGGAAAGCCCCAGGGCACTGTGGCCAGGGTTCACATTGGCCAAGTTATCATGTCCATCCGCACCAAGCTGCAGAACAAGGAGAATGTGATTGAGGTCCTGCGCAGGGCCAAGTTCAAGTTTCCGGGCCACCAGAAGATCCACATCTCAAAGAAGTGGGGCTTCACCAAGTTCAATGCCAATGAGTTTGAAGACAGGGTGGCTGAGAAGCGGCTCATCCCAGATGGGTGTGGGGTCAACTACATTCCCAACCATGGCCCTCTGGACAAGTGGCGGGGCCCTGCATTCATGAGGGCTTCCACTGTGCTGCCCCCTCTTAATACTCACCAATAA